The following are encoded in a window of Bacillus xiapuensis genomic DNA:
- a CDS encoding low molecular weight phosphatase family protein, translated as MKKKHILFLSPTYHLSMMAVGWASKLHDPSLKFTSAFFLHARADDHFPIQAMKEVNINISAQTTKPVALPLIQQADVLVLIYDFELDQPPRVPEAADQRILHWHVSNPQHYSTAIEQWAAYQIVCDQLATHMKNFKKKAK; from the coding sequence ATGAAAAAAAAACACATTCTATTTCTATCCCCCACCTATCACCTCAGCATGATGGCGGTGGGCTGGGCTTCTAAACTACATGACCCTTCTTTAAAGTTCACTAGCGCTTTCTTCTTACATGCTAGAGCGGATGATCATTTTCCCATTCAAGCGATGAAGGAAGTCAATATAAATATTTCTGCTCAAACCACAAAGCCAGTGGCGCTTCCGCTTATCCAGCAAGCGGATGTTCTCGTTCTTATTTATGACTTTGAGCTCGATCAGCCGCCCAGAGTGCCCGAAGCAGCTGACCAAAGGATTCTTCATTGGCACGTATCTAACCCTCAGCACTATTCGACAGCAATTGAGCAATGGGCCGCCTATCAAATTGTATGCGATCAATTAGCTACTCATATGAAAAATTTTAAAAAGAAAGCAAAATAA
- a CDS encoding ArsR/SmtB family transcription factor, which translates to MEKKHIDLDEETLFIVSQTFKALSDPTRLRILNLLFTGEHSVNEMAEKLSLLQSTVSHQLRFLKNLRLVKYRREGTTLYYSHDDEHVIDLLRQAIQHAEHH; encoded by the coding sequence ATGGAAAAAAAGCATATTGATTTAGATGAAGAAACATTGTTTATCGTATCGCAAACATTTAAGGCGCTGTCAGATCCGACTCGATTGCGCATTTTAAATTTGCTGTTTACCGGAGAACACTCTGTCAATGAGATGGCGGAAAAGCTCTCATTGCTCCAGTCCACCGTTTCTCATCAATTAAGATTTCTTAAAAACCTTCGCCTTGTAAAATACCGCCGGGAAGGGACGACCCTCTATTACTCCCATGATGATGAGCATGTGATCGATTTACTGCGCCAAGCCATTCAGCATGCAGAGCATCATTAA
- a CDS encoding twin-arginine translocase TatA/TatE family subunit, producing MNLGFGEIAIIVIVALLIFGPSKLPQLGKAAGQTLHEFKRGMRGVMEEEEDHTKKTN from the coding sequence ATGAATCTCGGATTTGGAGAAATTGCTATCATTGTAATCGTTGCTCTATTGATTTTTGGACCTTCGAAGCTGCCGCAGCTTGGCAAAGCAGCGGGACAGACACTTCATGAGTTTAAGCGCGGCATGAGGGGCGTTATGGAAGAGGAAGAAGACCACACGAAAAAAACAAATTAA
- a CDS encoding transglycosylase domain-containing protein — protein MNAVTSFIKKMWKKFHLTQITILAVSVFVLVGLGFIVFFMKAADVESLKKGLSQTTVLYDVDGDKASKLSVNRSDSVSIRKMPEHLQEAVISIEDHRFYEHNGFDLRGMGRAFIKNAVSGGAVQGGSTITQQLTKNALLSPEKTYKRKIEELFLAIEIEKVYKKKEILEMYLNTIYFGSGAWGVQNASKKYFGKDVSELSLSESAMLAGVIKAPSALNPYQNMDKSVNRRNLVLDQMAKHGYITSNEAQQAKNERVALEDKSGDPLKGKYPHYADAVIQEAIERYGLTQDDLLTKGYKIYTAMDQNVQSDLEKVYKRDWIFPDDVSGDPSQSAAVLIDPQSGGVRAIMGKRGEHVFRGFNYATQMKTSPGSTIKPLVTYTPALEEGYDRNSRLKDEPITFGDYSPQNYGGKYRGEVSMHKALEKSLNIPAVWLLNEIGLSKGLDALERFGIPVDAKEDRNLSIALGGMSKGVSPMQLAEAYTTFPNNGVRKESFFIRKIIGPDGEMKPKWEPKEVEVTSKDVTDEMNAMLLNVVKRGTGRQTYIPGVDLAGKTGSTQVPNSSVNGTKDQWFVGYTPNLVGAVWLGVEKADESHYLRESSSEGVVPLFKEVMEEVLPNIEQSSFDIQKIEEQEKQEKKEEKDWFDKALDKWNEIF, from the coding sequence ATGAACGCAGTCACCAGTTTTATTAAGAAAATGTGGAAAAAATTCCACTTAACACAGATTACCATTTTAGCTGTGTCTGTCTTTGTGCTAGTCGGTCTAGGGTTCATCGTTTTTTTTATGAAGGCAGCCGACGTTGAATCACTTAAGAAGGGACTTTCACAAACGACGGTTTTATATGATGTGGATGGCGACAAAGCAAGCAAGCTTTCTGTAAACCGTTCGGATAGCGTGTCCATTCGTAAGATGCCTGAGCACTTGCAAGAAGCCGTTATTTCAATAGAAGATCACCGCTTTTATGAGCACAATGGCTTTGATCTCAGAGGAATGGGGCGAGCCTTTATTAAAAATGCGGTATCCGGAGGAGCGGTCCAGGGCGGGAGCACTATTACTCAGCAATTAACCAAAAACGCTTTGCTCTCACCGGAGAAAACCTATAAACGAAAAATAGAGGAGCTTTTTTTAGCCATCGAAATAGAAAAGGTGTACAAGAAAAAAGAAATACTGGAAATGTACTTGAACACCATTTATTTTGGCAGCGGGGCTTGGGGGGTTCAAAACGCCTCCAAAAAGTATTTTGGAAAAGACGTAAGCGAACTTTCCTTAAGTGAATCAGCCATGCTGGCCGGTGTCATTAAAGCGCCGTCTGCACTGAATCCGTATCAAAATATGGATAAATCCGTGAACCGCCGGAATCTCGTCTTGGATCAGATGGCCAAGCACGGCTACATCACAAGCAATGAAGCGCAGCAAGCGAAGAATGAACGCGTCGCTTTAGAGGATAAAAGCGGGGATCCGTTAAAAGGGAAATATCCGCATTATGCCGATGCAGTGATTCAGGAAGCCATAGAGCGCTATGGTTTAACACAGGATGATTTACTGACAAAAGGCTACAAAATTTACACGGCTATGGATCAAAATGTGCAGTCTGACTTAGAGAAAGTCTACAAGCGGGATTGGATCTTTCCGGATGACGTGAGCGGAGATCCTTCACAGAGCGCGGCTGTCTTGATTGATCCGCAAAGCGGAGGAGTGCGCGCGATCATGGGCAAACGCGGAGAGCATGTATTCAGAGGCTTTAACTACGCCACTCAAATGAAAACGTCTCCGGGATCCACAATCAAGCCGCTAGTGACCTACACACCGGCGCTTGAAGAAGGCTATGACCGCAACTCAAGATTAAAGGACGAACCGATCACATTTGGAGATTATTCACCGCAAAACTATGGTGGAAAGTACCGCGGCGAGGTGTCCATGCATAAAGCGCTGGAAAAATCCTTGAACATCCCTGCGGTTTGGCTTCTAAATGAGATTGGACTGTCGAAGGGGCTGGATGCGTTAGAACGCTTTGGTATTCCGGTTGATGCAAAAGAAGACCGGAACTTGAGCATTGCTTTGGGCGGAATGTCTAAAGGGGTATCACCGATGCAACTTGCAGAGGCTTACACTACTTTTCCGAATAATGGTGTGCGAAAAGAGAGCTTTTTCATCCGTAAGATTATCGGCCCAGACGGAGAAATGAAGCCGAAATGGGAGCCGAAAGAGGTAGAAGTCACTTCCAAAGATGTAACGGATGAAATGAATGCCATGCTGTTAAATGTTGTCAAGCGCGGCACGGGACGGCAAACCTATATCCCTGGAGTTGATCTGGCAGGAAAAACAGGATCCACTCAAGTGCCGAATTCCAGCGTAAACGGAACGAAAGATCAATGGTTTGTAGGATATACGCCGAATCTTGTCGGAGCGGTTTGGCTTGGGGTAGAAAAGGCTGATGAAAGCCATTATTTAAGAGAAAGCAGCTCAGAGGGTGTAGTACCTCTGTTTAAAGAGGTTATGGAAGAAGTCCTTCCGAATATCGAGCAGTCCTCCTTTGACATCCAAAAGATTGAGGAACAAGAAAAACAAGAAAAGAAAGAGGAAAAAGACTGGTTCGACAAAGCTTTGGATAAGTGGAATGAAATTTTTTAA
- the ilvD gene encoding dihydroxy-acid dehydratase, whose protein sequence is MRSDMIKKGIDRAPHRSLLYAAGVKTEDMHKPFIGVCNSYIDIIPGHVHLNQFAEVVKEAIREAGGVPFEFNTIGVDDGIAMGHIGMRYSLPSRELIADSAETVINAHWFDGVFYIPNCDKITPGMLMAAVRTNIPSVFVSGGPMEGGKTKDGKPLSLVSVFEGVGAHLSGKMSAEELLEIESSACPTCGSCSGMFTANSMNSLMEMLGMTPPGNATIVATSNERHKIIRQAVHHLMTMIKQDIKPRDIITKEAIDDAFALDMAMGGSTNTVLHTLAIANEAEIDYDLKRINEIAEKVPYLAKISPASDYTMQDVHNAGGISAIIHELCKIGVLHKDRLTITGQSVYENVKEAEIINDKVIRRSDNPYSSVGGLSILYGNLAPDGGVIKVGAVDPSIKTFTGEAIVFESQEEAIEGINSGKVKEGHAVVIRYEGPKGGPGMPEMLAPTAAIAGRGLDKKVALITDGRFSGASRGISIGHISPEAAEGGPIAFIENGDQIIIDLPNRTLNVVLTEEELAERKRSFVQPEPKIKKGYLARYSKLVTSASTGGIMKI, encoded by the coding sequence ATGCGCAGTGACATGATCAAAAAAGGAATTGACCGTGCCCCGCACCGCAGTTTGCTGTATGCGGCCGGAGTGAAAACAGAAGACATGCATAAGCCGTTTATCGGGGTGTGCAACTCCTATATTGATATTATTCCGGGGCATGTTCATTTGAATCAATTCGCGGAAGTAGTAAAGGAAGCGATCCGTGAAGCAGGAGGCGTACCATTCGAATTTAATACGATTGGGGTAGATGATGGAATCGCCATGGGGCATATTGGCATGCGATATTCTCTTCCAAGCAGAGAACTGATTGCCGATTCTGCTGAAACGGTCATTAACGCTCATTGGTTCGATGGAGTTTTTTACATCCCAAATTGTGACAAGATCACGCCGGGGATGTTAATGGCCGCTGTTCGTACGAATATTCCTTCGGTTTTCGTGTCAGGCGGACCGATGGAAGGCGGCAAGACAAAGGATGGAAAGCCGCTTTCTCTTGTTTCCGTTTTTGAGGGAGTGGGCGCGCATTTGTCGGGAAAGATGTCGGCGGAAGAGCTTTTGGAGATAGAATCAAGCGCTTGCCCAACATGCGGTTCTTGTTCGGGCATGTTCACAGCCAATTCCATGAATTCATTAATGGAGATGCTGGGGATGACGCCTCCCGGAAACGCCACAATTGTAGCAACATCGAACGAGCGGCATAAGATAATAAGGCAAGCCGTTCATCATTTAATGACGATGATTAAACAGGATATTAAACCGAGGGACATCATTACGAAGGAAGCGATAGACGATGCTTTTGCTCTCGATATGGCCATGGGGGGATCGACTAATACCGTTCTCCACACCTTAGCCATAGCGAACGAAGCAGAGATCGATTATGATCTGAAACGAATTAATGAGATAGCTGAAAAAGTGCCATACTTAGCCAAGATTAGCCCGGCATCTGATTATACGATGCAGGATGTTCACAATGCTGGAGGCATCAGCGCGATCATACATGAATTATGCAAAATTGGTGTGCTGCACAAAGATCGTCTTACGATCACCGGCCAATCGGTTTACGAGAATGTGAAAGAGGCTGAGATCATTAATGACAAGGTGATTCGCCGCAGCGATAACCCATACTCTTCTGTGGGCGGACTGTCCATCCTATACGGAAATTTGGCTCCTGACGGTGGAGTCATTAAAGTAGGAGCTGTAGATCCTTCAATCAAAACCTTTACAGGGGAAGCGATCGTCTTTGAATCGCAGGAGGAAGCCATTGAAGGCATTAACAGCGGCAAGGTCAAAGAAGGCCATGCAGTTGTGATTCGGTATGAAGGCCCCAAAGGAGGGCCGGGTATGCCGGAAATGCTTGCACCAACAGCGGCCATTGCCGGACGCGGATTAGATAAAAAGGTCGCACTCATAACAGATGGACGCTTTTCTGGTGCATCGAGAGGGATCTCGATAGGCCATATATCTCCGGAAGCCGCAGAGGGAGGGCCTATCGCCTTCATCGAAAATGGCGATCAGATTATCATTGACCTTCCAAACCGCACATTAAATGTTGTGCTGACGGAAGAAGAGCTGGCTGAAAGAAAAAGAAGCTTTGTTCAGCCGGAGCCCAAAATTAAAAAAGGCTATTTGGCCAGATACTCAAAACTCGTGACCTCCGCCAGTACGGGAGGAATCATGAAAATATAA
- the ilvB gene encoding acetolactate synthase large subunit — MCPKVKAKAKPLEQTMSGAELFIQALKKENVEVVFGYPGGAVLPLYDALYKNPIRHILARHEQAAIHAAEGYARVSGKPGVVIATSGPGATNLVTGITDAMMDSLPLVIFTGQVATGVIGSDAFQEADVIGITMPITKHNYQVRDLNELPRIIREAFHIATTGRPGPVLIDIPKDMATATVTPQFASEVHLPGYQPNFTPNVLQLKKLADALAAARKPLILAGAGVLHGKASAELLTFAEKMNIPVVNTLLGLGSFPADHPLFLGMGGMHGTYAANMAMYETDLLINIGARFDDRLTGNLQCFAKDATVAHIDIDPAEIGKNIDTHIPIVADAKEALKKLLELELIAPDANEWRLRVKQNQKDYPLWYSDEGEGISPQRLMSMIRELTNGEAIVTTDVGQHQMWAAQYYGFNKPDRWITSGGLGTMGFGFPAAIGAQIAYPEETVVAIAGDAGFQMTLQELGLIAEMNLPVKIIICNNQALGMVRQWQETFYEERYSHSLLPSQPDFVKLADSYGLRGYSVSTEEEAERILKETLKDRQAVLIDCRIKPKEKVFPMIAPGKGLHEMMGVKP; from the coding sequence ATGTGCCCAAAAGTAAAAGCAAAGGCCAAGCCGCTGGAGCAAACGATGAGCGGAGCAGAGCTCTTCATTCAAGCATTAAAAAAGGAAAACGTGGAGGTAGTCTTCGGGTATCCTGGCGGAGCGGTCCTGCCTCTGTACGATGCGCTGTACAAAAATCCTATTCGTCATATTTTAGCCCGTCATGAACAGGCAGCCATTCATGCAGCGGAAGGGTATGCAAGAGTATCAGGAAAGCCAGGTGTTGTCATTGCTACATCCGGACCGGGAGCAACCAATCTTGTCACAGGCATCACCGACGCGATGATGGATTCATTGCCGCTGGTTATTTTCACAGGGCAAGTAGCTACGGGAGTGATCGGATCAGATGCGTTTCAAGAAGCGGATGTAATCGGAATTACGATGCCGATTACTAAGCATAATTATCAGGTAAGAGATTTAAATGAATTGCCGCGGATCATTCGGGAAGCTTTCCATATCGCGACAACCGGAAGACCCGGCCCGGTGCTGATTGATATTCCTAAGGACATGGCAACGGCTACTGTGACTCCGCAATTTGCTTCCGAGGTTCATCTGCCAGGGTATCAGCCGAATTTTACGCCGAATGTATTGCAGCTGAAAAAGCTTGCCGATGCTCTTGCGGCAGCAAGGAAACCGCTGATCCTGGCAGGCGCGGGCGTGCTTCACGGCAAAGCCTCAGCTGAGCTTTTAACCTTCGCTGAAAAAATGAACATTCCTGTCGTCAATACGCTTCTCGGATTAGGCTCTTTTCCGGCTGATCATCCGCTATTCCTAGGAATGGGAGGCATGCACGGCACTTATGCGGCCAACATGGCCATGTATGAAACAGATTTATTAATCAATATCGGGGCAAGATTTGATGACCGTTTAACAGGGAATTTGCAATGCTTTGCGAAAGACGCGACCGTTGCACATATTGACATCGATCCGGCGGAAATCGGCAAAAATATCGACACTCATATTCCGATTGTAGCCGATGCGAAAGAGGCACTAAAGAAGTTGCTCGAACTGGAGCTGATTGCTCCAGACGCCAATGAATGGCGCTTAAGGGTAAAACAGAATCAAAAAGATTACCCTCTGTGGTACTCCGATGAGGGGGAAGGAATCTCCCCGCAGCGCTTAATGAGCATGATCCGCGAACTGACGAATGGAGAGGCCATCGTGACGACAGATGTCGGTCAGCATCAAATGTGGGCTGCGCAATATTATGGGTTCAATAAGCCTGATCGCTGGATTACCTCCGGCGGACTTGGAACGATGGGCTTTGGGTTTCCAGCTGCCATCGGCGCGCAAATTGCCTATCCGGAAGAAACGGTCGTAGCGATCGCGGGAGACGCAGGCTTTCAAATGACATTGCAGGAGCTGGGACTGATTGCCGAAATGAACTTGCCTGTCAAAATTATTATTTGCAATAACCAGGCATTAGGAATGGTAAGACAATGGCAAGAAACATTTTATGAGGAGAGATACTCTCATTCTCTGCTTCCGTCTCAGCCTGATTTTGTGAAATTGGCTGATTCATATGGCCTGCGAGGCTATTCTGTCTCAACCGAAGAGGAAGCGGAGAGAATCCTTAAAGAAACATTAAAGGATCGCCAAGCTGTACTGATTGACTGCCGCATTAAGCCGAAAGAAAAAGTATTTCCGATGATTGCTCCAGGAAAAGGACTTCATGAAATGATGGGGGTGAAGCCATGA
- the ilvN gene encoding acetolactate synthase small subunit, with product MKRIVTVTVLNQSGVLNRITGLFTKRQFNIESITVGPTETEGISKMTVIVHVEDERMIEQVLKQLNKQIDVLKVTDITEQAIVSRELALIKVMTTPQTRAEINVVIEPFRATIIDVAKESITIQVVGNFEKIEAIIDLLRPYGIKDLARTGQTALPRGSQKLVTDMKQYSILK from the coding sequence ATGAAGCGCATTGTAACGGTTACGGTTCTGAACCAAAGCGGTGTGTTGAACCGGATTACCGGATTATTTACGAAAAGGCAGTTTAATATTGAAAGCATTACCGTCGGTCCAACTGAAACAGAGGGCATTTCAAAAATGACAGTTATTGTCCACGTCGAAGATGAACGGATGATTGAACAAGTATTAAAGCAGCTGAACAAACAAATTGATGTTCTAAAAGTGACGGACATTACCGAGCAGGCGATCGTGTCAAGGGAGCTGGCGTTAATCAAAGTCATGACCACTCCGCAGACGAGAGCGGAAATAAATGTTGTCATTGAGCCTTTCCGTGCAACGATCATTGATGTTGCAAAAGAAAGCATAACGATTCAAGTTGTTGGAAATTTCGAAAAAATTGAAGCGATCATTGATTTGCTTCGCCCTTATGGCATTAAAGATCTGGCGCGGACCGGACAGACGGCATTGCCGCGCGGATCACAAAAGCTAGTTACTGATATGAAGCAATACTCTATTTTAAAATAA
- the ilvC gene encoding ketol-acid reductoisomerase, translating to MAKVYYNGDINEAVLANRKVAIIGYGSQGHAHAQNLRESGVDVVVGLRRGKSWDQAEKDGFDVKPVREASAEADLIMVLLPDEHQTAVYKNEIEPELSAGKALAFAHGFNVHFNQIVPPSDVDVFLAAPKGPGHLVRRTYEEGAGVPALIGVYQDVTGEAKEIALAYAKGLGAGRAGILETSFKEETETDLFGEQAVLCGGVSALVKAGFETLTEAGYQPEIAYFECLHELKLIVDLMYEGGLEGMRYSISDTAQWGDFVSGPRVITAETKARMQEVLEDIQTGKFAKGWLLENQLNRPEFTAINASEKRHPIEVVGRELREMMPFVKKHPKKEVTAGAEN from the coding sequence ATGGCAAAAGTGTATTATAACGGAGATATTAACGAAGCGGTATTGGCAAACAGAAAGGTCGCAATCATCGGTTATGGATCGCAGGGCCATGCCCATGCACAAAACCTTCGTGAAAGCGGAGTCGACGTTGTAGTGGGGTTAAGACGAGGAAAATCTTGGGATCAAGCGGAAAAGGACGGATTTGATGTGAAGCCGGTCCGAGAGGCCAGTGCCGAAGCTGACCTGATTATGGTGCTGCTGCCTGATGAGCATCAAACAGCGGTATACAAAAATGAAATTGAACCGGAATTGTCTGCGGGAAAAGCTTTAGCATTTGCGCATGGTTTCAATGTTCATTTCAATCAAATTGTGCCGCCGTCGGATGTCGATGTGTTTTTGGCAGCACCGAAGGGACCTGGACATCTAGTGCGGCGCACGTATGAAGAAGGAGCTGGAGTTCCGGCATTAATCGGTGTTTATCAAGATGTAACAGGCGAAGCGAAAGAAATAGCCCTTGCTTATGCGAAAGGGCTGGGAGCAGGACGCGCCGGTATTTTAGAGACTTCGTTCAAAGAGGAAACAGAAACTGATTTATTCGGAGAGCAGGCGGTGTTGTGCGGCGGTGTTTCCGCGCTCGTAAAAGCCGGATTTGAAACATTGACAGAGGCAGGCTATCAGCCGGAAATTGCCTACTTTGAGTGCTTGCATGAACTGAAATTAATCGTTGACTTAATGTATGAGGGCGGATTGGAAGGCATGAGATACTCCATTTCAGATACCGCGCAGTGGGGGGATTTTGTATCAGGGCCGCGCGTCATTACCGCGGAAACGAAAGCGCGCATGCAGGAAGTGCTCGAAGATATTCAAACAGGAAAATTCGCCAAGGGCTGGCTGCTTGAGAACCAATTGAACCGTCCGGAATTTACAGCAATCAATGCCAGCGAAAAGCGGCATCCGATTGAAGTAGTTGGCAGAGAATTGCGCGAGATGATGCCGTTTGTCAAAAAGCATCCTAAGAAGGAAGTGACAGCTGGTGCGGAAAATTGA
- a CDS encoding 2-isopropylmalate synthase: MRKIEIFDTTLRDGEQSAGVNLNSIEKLEIAKQLERLGVDVIEAGFPAASKGDLESVKLIASTVKGSSVTGLARCHPKDIDAAWEALKQSAEPRVHVFLATSPIHRQFKLKMTQDEVIERAVEAVQYAKKKFAKVQFSAEDACRTEREFLARVTEAVIRAGATVVNIPDTVGYITPKEIKDLFGYLSSHVPNIDQAILSAHCHDDLGMATANSLAAIEGGAGQVEGTINGIGERAGNVALEEVAVALHIRSDCYQASTDMKLNEIKRTSHLVSKLTGMIVPANKAVIGDNAFAHESGIHQDGVLKEKTTYEIITPELIGVNSNKLVLGKHSGRHAFKNKAAELGFELTEEKVNEAFQTFKDLADKKKEITDEDLFSILADKQTETTDVAHYALNMIQVQYGTEHIPTATVSVTLPDGKEVTEAATGSGSVEAIYNTLERLLEGPVKLHDYKINSVSGGRDALAEVYVRVRYNETESSGRGTAQDVLEASARAYLNAVNRVLTLEAQQKERQKAQV, translated from the coding sequence GTGCGGAAAATTGAGATTTTTGATACGACGCTTAGGGATGGAGAGCAATCAGCTGGTGTGAATTTAAATAGCATTGAAAAGCTGGAAATAGCCAAACAGCTTGAAAGGCTTGGAGTGGATGTCATTGAAGCGGGCTTTCCTGCCGCTTCAAAAGGCGATCTCGAATCCGTAAAGCTCATTGCCAGCACGGTGAAAGGCAGCTCTGTGACCGGCTTGGCGCGCTGTCATCCCAAAGACATTGATGCCGCCTGGGAAGCTTTGAAGCAATCGGCTGAACCGAGAGTGCATGTGTTTCTTGCAACTTCGCCAATCCACCGGCAATTTAAATTAAAGATGACGCAGGATGAAGTGATTGAACGCGCTGTGGAGGCTGTGCAATATGCGAAAAAGAAATTTGCGAAGGTGCAGTTTTCAGCGGAGGATGCCTGCCGAACAGAGCGGGAGTTTCTGGCTCGTGTGACAGAAGCAGTGATCCGCGCGGGTGCAACGGTAGTGAACATTCCGGATACAGTCGGTTATATCACTCCAAAAGAAATTAAAGATTTATTTGGGTATTTAAGTAGCCATGTGCCCAATATCGATCAAGCGATTCTGTCGGCTCATTGTCACGATGACTTGGGCATGGCTACCGCTAATTCACTGGCGGCGATTGAAGGCGGAGCAGGCCAAGTGGAGGGAACAATCAATGGCATCGGTGAGCGCGCTGGAAATGTGGCACTTGAAGAAGTAGCAGTCGCTCTTCATATTCGCAGCGACTGCTACCAAGCTTCTACAGATATGAAGCTGAATGAAATTAAGCGAACCAGCCATCTCGTTAGCAAGCTGACAGGCATGATCGTACCAGCCAATAAAGCGGTTATTGGAGATAACGCCTTTGCTCATGAATCTGGCATTCATCAAGATGGCGTGTTAAAAGAAAAAACAACCTATGAAATCATTACACCAGAATTGATTGGAGTGAATTCCAATAAATTGGTTCTCGGTAAGCATTCGGGCCGTCACGCCTTTAAAAACAAGGCAGCTGAGCTCGGTTTCGAATTAACGGAAGAAAAGGTCAACGAAGCGTTTCAAACGTTTAAAGATTTAGCGGATAAGAAGAAAGAAATTACAGATGAAGACCTGTTTTCAATATTGGCCGATAAGCAGACGGAAACGACGGATGTTGCCCACTATGCATTAAATATGATTCAGGTACAGTATGGAACTGAACATATTCCGACTGCCACCGTATCGGTGACGCTTCCTGACGGTAAAGAAGTGACGGAAGCAGCAACCGGTTCTGGAAGTGTAGAAGCGATTTACAATACGCTGGAGCGTTTATTAGAAGGCCCGGTGAAATTGCACGATTATAAAATCAACTCCGTCAGCGGCGGCCGTGATGCCTTGGCAGAAGTGTATGTAAGAGTAAGATACAATGAGACGGAATCAAGCGGACGAGGCACTGCGCAGGATGTGCTGGAAGCTTCCGCGCGCGCTTACTTGAATGCTGTCAACCGCGTGCTGACTTTAGAAGCACAGCAGAAGGAAAGACAAAAAGCACAGGTGTAA
- the leuB gene encoding 3-isopropylmalate dehydrogenase: MRKKIAVLPGDGVGREIAKGAIAVLKAVGKRFGHEFSVEFAEIGGAAIDAHQTPLPEETLKLCRNSDAVLLGAVGGPKWDQLPSHLRPERGLLAIRKELGLFANLRPVIGFQSLLESSPLKPEIAENVNLMIVRELTGGLYFGKPSERRGENQEVVVDTLLYTKAEIERIVEKAFELAMIRRRKLTSVDKANVLESSRMWREIVNEKAKEFPQVEVQHMYVDAAAMKLVSHPRDFDVVVTENLFGDILSDEASMITGSLGMLPSASLRSDGFGLYEPVHGSAPDIAGKNKANPLAMILSAAMMLKYSFDLRTEAESIEQAVQEVLNAGYRTSDLQTAEGITVGTDQMIELVVQRIEEGSAISSIMGAYM; this comes from the coding sequence GTGAGAAAGAAAATTGCCGTATTACCTGGAGATGGAGTGGGCCGGGAAATTGCCAAAGGTGCGATAGCTGTTCTGAAGGCGGTTGGAAAGCGTTTCGGGCATGAGTTTTCAGTGGAATTTGCTGAAATCGGGGGGGCTGCAATCGACGCGCATCAAACGCCTCTCCCGGAAGAAACGTTAAAGCTTTGCCGAAACAGTGATGCCGTTCTCTTGGGTGCCGTTGGGGGGCCGAAGTGGGATCAGCTGCCTTCCCATCTGCGGCCTGAGCGGGGACTGCTGGCCATCCGAAAAGAGTTGGGGCTGTTTGCCAATCTTCGTCCGGTCATTGGTTTCCAAAGCTTGCTGGAATCTTCACCGCTTAAGCCGGAAATTGCAGAAAACGTCAATTTAATGATTGTCCGTGAATTAACGGGCGGCTTGTATTTCGGCAAGCCCAGCGAGAGACGGGGAGAAAATCAAGAGGTTGTCGTCGATACGCTTCTGTATACGAAAGCGGAAATTGAACGCATCGTCGAGAAGGCTTTTGAGCTAGCTATGATCCGCCGCAGAAAATTAACCTCCGTTGATAAAGCCAATGTGCTGGAATCCAGTCGGATGTGGCGGGAGATTGTTAATGAGAAAGCGAAAGAATTCCCGCAGGTGGAGGTGCAGCATATGTATGTCGATGCTGCTGCCATGAAGCTTGTCAGTCACCCGAGAGATTTCGATGTAGTGGTAACAGAGAACTTGTTCGGTGACATTTTAAGCGATGAAGCGTCCATGATCACCGGGTCGCTTGGGATGCTTCCATCAGCCAGCTTACGCTCAGACGGATTCGGCCTTTATGAACCTGTACACGGTTCAGCACCGGATATTGCCGGGAAGAATAAAGCCAACCCGCTGGCCATGATTCTATCGGCGGCGATGATGCTGAAGTATTCATTTGATCTTCGCACAGAAGCAGAATCGATTGAGCAAGCCGTCCAAGAGGTCTTGAATGCCGGCTACCGTACAAGTGATTTGCAAACAGCGGAAGGAATCACAGTGGGAACAGATCAGATGATTGAGCTTGTTGTTCAGCGCATAGAAGAAGGCTCGGCTATTTCATCAATTATGGGAGCTTATATGTAA